Proteins found in one Poecilia reticulata strain Guanapo linkage group LG15, Guppy_female_1.0+MT, whole genome shotgun sequence genomic segment:
- the LOC108166936 gene encoding protein NLRC3-like, producing MKETQPQPYFFTTLFSKSYVNDLHQRAIDQALESPNGHLDLFLRFLLGLSLQTNERLLQGLITQTGSSSQTNQKTVKYIKEKISENESAEKSINLFHCLNELNDRSLVEEIQQSLRPSLSTDKLSPAQWSALCFILVSSGEDLVEFDLKKYSGSEEALLRLLPVVKASNKALLSDCNLSERSCEALSSVLSSQSSSLRKLDLSNNNLQDSGVKLLSAGLKSPNCKLKTLSLSGCLISQEGCASLASALTFNPSHLKELDLSYNHPGDSGVKLLSAGLKDPNWRLETLRVEPAGVRWLTPGPWRYSCQLTIDTNTVSRNLKLSENNRKVTLMEERQSYPDHPDRFEYYHNVLCTTGLTGRCYWEVECSGGVDITVSYRRIRRKGRTRACVFGENDHSWCLVYSDRFLEGYHIRHNDMGTRLFSSSVFTSKRVAVYVDWPAGVLSFYNVSSDSLNHIHTYKTTFTEPLYAGFGLWSWSGSGSSVFLKN from the exons ATGAAAGAAACACAACCACAACCTTATTTCTTCACTACATTATTTAGCAAATCATATGTAAATGATCTCCATCAGAGAGCCATTGACCAGGCCTTAGAGAGTCCAAATGGACACCTGGACTTGTTCCTCCGTTTCCTCCTGGGACTTTCACTGCAGACCAATGAGAGACTCCTACAAGGTCTGATtacacagacaggaagtagctcaCAGACCAATCAGAAAACAGTTAAGTACATCAAGGAGAAGATAAGTGAGAATgagtctgcagagaaaagcatcaatctgttccactgtctgaatgaactgaatgatcGTTCTCTTGTGGAGGAGATCCAACAGTCTCTGAGACCAAGTCTCTCCACAGATAAACTGTCTCCTGCTCAGTGGTCAGCTCTGTGTTTCATCTTAGTGTCATCAGGAGAAGATCTGGTTGAGTTTGACCTGAAGAAATACTCTGGATCAGAGGAGGCTCTTCTGAGGCTGCTGCCAGTGGTTAAAGCCTCCAACAAAGCTCT GCTGAGTGActgtaacctctcagagagaagctgtgaagctctgtcctcagttctcagctcccagtcctccagtctcagaaaactggacctgagtaacaacaacctgcaggattcaggagtgaagcttctctctgctggactgaagagtccaaactgcaaacTCAAAACTCTCAG cttgTCAGGCTGTCTGATCTCACAGGAAGGCTGTGCTTCCCTGGCCTcagctctgacctttaacccctccCATCTGAAAGAGTTGGACCTGAGCTACAATCATCCAGGAGACtcaggagtgaagctgctgtcGGCTGGACTGAAGGATCCAAACTGGAGACTAGAAACTCTTAG GGTGGAGCCTGCTGGAGTCCGATGGTTGACACCAGGTCCTTGGAGAt attcctgtcaactcaccatcgacacaaacacagtgagcagaaatctgaaactgtctgaaaacaacaggaaggtgACACTTATGGAGGAGCGTCAGTCATATCctgatcatccagacagatttgaaTATTATCACAATGTCCTCTGTAcaactggtctgactggtcgctgttactgggaggtCGAGTGCAGTGGAGGAGTTGATATAACAGTGAGTTACAGAAGAATCAGGAGGAAAGGAAGGACTAGAGCCTGTGTGTTTGGAGAGAACGATCATTCCTGGTGTCTGGTCTACTCTGATCGTTTTCTTGAAGGTTACCACATCAGGCACAATGATATGGGAACAcgtctcttctcctcctctgtctttACCTCTAAGAGAGTAGCAGTGTATGTGGACTGGCCTGCTGGTGTCCTGTCCTTCTACAATGTTTCTTCTGATTCTCTGAATCACATTCACACCTATAAaaccacattcactgaacccctGTATGCTGGATTTGGGCTCTGGTCCTGGTCCGGGTCCGgttcttcagtgtttctgaaGAACTAG
- the sult6b1 gene encoding sulfotransferase 6B1, whose amino-acid sequence MKLHVRAERRCFQSPPLPPPPPPLAPSALHTQNRSGFPCCSSTSLFSSSGSRSVDSLSRMSSNPPADRMQARLEKAKAMSDEDKLYRHDGVLYPTLMCPEEHLKCLDGLEARDDDIMLVAYPKCGFNWMVGVMKKIIAEATQVKNESKVPPLIEFLGPELLKAVVEAPSPRFLGTHLHPDIMPSSFSEKKTKMVVVFRNPKDTVVSYYHFCNNNPVLPSVESWDSFFSQFMKGDVAWGSYFDHALAWNQRMDDPNVLLVTYEDLKQDLSAGIQQISSFIGFSLSEAQVQQVAAGSTFSAMKESSANSHGSIGNVIFRKGEVGDWRNHFSPDQSREMDEAFNKHLAGTKLGAKMDYQRHCQ is encoded by the exons ATGAAGCTGCATGTGCGTGCAGAGAGGAGGTGCTTCCagtctcctcctcttcctcctcctccccctcctctcgCTCCCTCGGCGCTCCACACTCAGAACCGGAGCGGTTTTCCGTGTTGCTCCTCTACCTCCCTGTTCTCCAGCAGCGGCTCCAGATCCGTAGATTCCCTCAGCAGGATGAGCAGCAACCCGCCCGCCGACAGGATGCAGGCCCGGCTGGAGAAGGCGAAGGCCATGAGCGACGAGGACAAGCTGTACAGACACGACGGGGTGCTGTACCCCACCCTCATGTGTCCGGAGGAACATTTAAAGTGTCTGGACGGCCTGGAGGCCAGAGACGACGACATCATGCTGGTGGCTTATCCTAAATGTG GATTCAACTGGATGGTTGGAGTCATGAAGAAGATCATTGCTGAGGCCACCCAGGTGAAGAACGAGTCCAAGGTGCCGCCGCTGATCGAGTTCCTTGGACCAGAACTCCTGAAG gctGTGGTTGAAGCTCCGTCTCCCAGGTTCCTGGGAACTCACCTCCATCCGGACATCATGCCGTCCTCCTTCAGCGAGAAGAAAACTAAG ATGGTGGTGGTGTTCAGGAACCCAAAGGACACCGTGGTCTCCTACTATCATTTCTGCAACAACAACCCGGTTCTGCCGTCTGTGGAGTCCTGGGATTCCTTCTTCTCCCAGTTCATGAAAGGAGACG TTGCCTGGGGCTCGTACTTCGACCACGCCTTGGCCTGGAACCAGAGGATGGACGACCCCAACGTCCTGCTGGTGACCTATGAGGACCTGAAGCAG GATCTCAGCGCAGGAATCCAGCAGATCTCCAGCTTCATCGGCTTCAGCCTGTCGGAGGCTCAGGtgcagcaggtggcagcaggCAGCACCTTTAGCGCCATGAAGGAGAGTTCAGCCAACTCCCACGGCAGCATAGGAAACGTCATCTTCAGGAAAG GTGAGGTTGGAGACTGGAGGAACCATTTCAGTCCAGATCAGAGCCGAGAAATGGACGAAGCTTTCAACAAACACCTGGCAGGAACGAAGCTGGGAGCAAAGATGGACTATCAGCGACACTGTCAGtag